AATGCAGTTTGAACCAGCGCGTCAGGACATTATGGCTGTCCACGCGCAGGCTTACACAGCAGAAGAAATCAACCTGATCGCCGACTACTTTTCCAAACAACCCAAATAAGAGGGACGGGCTATGCAACGCAGAGACTTTTTACGTTTACTCGGTACGGGGGCAGCAGTGGGCATGATGGCACCGTTTGCTGATGTGTTGGCGGCTAGTCGTGTGACCATGCCGGGGAATACCGGCGCAAATGGTCGGGTCGTGGTGATTGGTGGCGGCATGGCAGGGACAACCGTCGCCAAATACTTACGCTTGTGGGGTGGCACAGGTGTGCAAGTCACTTTGGTTGAACCTAACCCGACCTATATTTCCAACATTTTCAGCAATAAAGTGTTGACTGGGGAACGTACTCTCACGCAGTTGTCTTACAAATATGGCACGCTGACCAGCAAGTATGGCGTCAAGCTGATTACCAAATCCATCACCGCGATTGATTATGTCGGTCAGCAAGTGACGCTCAACGATGGCAGCAAACTGCCTTACGATCGCTTGGTGATTGCACCAGGGGTTGCTTTTGACGCATTGCCAATGTCCGGCACAGCAGCGGCGCAGGCGAAAGTGGTACACGCATGGCAAGCAGGGGCGCAGACCACTTCGCTGCAAAGCCAGATCAAGGCAATGGCCAAAGCCGACACGTTTATTCTGACCATTCCGGCGAAACCGTACCGTTGCCCTCCGGGACCGTATGAACGTGCTTGTGTGGTGGCGGATTACCTGACAC
The window above is part of the Thiothrix winogradskyi genome. Proteins encoded here:
- a CDS encoding FAD-dependent oxidoreductase, translating into MQRRDFLRLLGTGAAVGMMAPFADVLAASRVTMPGNTGANGRVVVIGGGMAGTTVAKYLRLWGGTGVQVTLVEPNPTYISNIFSNKVLTGERTLTQLSYKYGTLTSKYGVKLITKSITAIDYVGQQVTLNDGSKLPYDRLVIAPGVAFDALPMSGTAAAQAKVVHAWQAGAQTTSLQSQIKAMAKADTFILTIPAKPYRCPPGPYERACVVADYLTRVKKGGKVVVLDANSSIQAEVENFTYAFKNIHKNITYVPNASISSIDANTGTVNTNAGAFKGKVVNAIPPHRAGKIITDNPLLANVGGRWAGVNVLSYESALPKIHVIGDAAATTQPKAGHIANAEAKVCADAIVHLLRGEPVNPAPITNSACYTPITSTTASWLSVVYRYDPVTGTMLPTGNGVTESSGINKDNHKEMLEWFSNLMADTFA